A part of Jiangella alba genomic DNA contains:
- a CDS encoding NUDIX hydrolase: MTVIASARALLLDDAGRLVLIKRTKPGRRPYWTTPGGRVEPSDASIESALHRELMEELGATATIVAQIHVVAPTAAHPTRQHVFLARLLTMDPALRCGPELTDGHAPERVPIDRLDEIDLRPAELAIVAKLVLGGL, from the coding sequence GTGACGGTGATCGCCTCGGCCCGCGCCCTCCTCCTCGACGACGCCGGGCGACTGGTGCTGATCAAGCGCACGAAGCCGGGCCGCCGTCCGTACTGGACGACGCCCGGCGGCCGCGTCGAGCCTTCCGATGCCTCGATCGAGTCCGCCCTGCACCGCGAGCTCATGGAGGAACTCGGCGCGACCGCCACCATCGTCGCCCAGATCCATGTCGTGGCGCCGACCGCCGCCCACCCCACCCGTCAGCACGTCTTCCTGGCGCGCCTGCTGACCATGGACCCGGCCCTGCGCTGTGGCCCGGAACTCACCGACGGCCACGCGCCCGAGCGCGTCCCGATCGACCGCCTCGACGAGATCGACCTGCGCCCGGCCGAGCTGGCGATCGTCGCCAAGCTTGTCCTGGGCGGATTATGA
- a CDS encoding DUF2075 domain-containing protein, whose product MTAFRHSAEGLAVLALEGTLDVRIAEHVREQMGSRAQNSELRAWRRSLPVLAHDLVDAGLGGVELLVEYRLPLTSKRADVIITGLHPLTGKDSYVVVELKQWSSAETWEDDDHLVLVERTLGGPRLHPTTQVRSYCQHLVDFTSSLHNQPDAVRGVAYLHNATDHAVRDILSGESDDFGRAFTAQSRDAFVEFLQNRISPQSGSEPADRLLTSAVRPSRQLLSVAAEEIKNREQFTLLDEQRLAYELVLHATDQASKAAKEVIIVKGGPGSGKSVIALSLLGELSRQERAVVHATGSKSFTETMRRYAGRGSTRVKNLFKYFNSFGELPADSLDVLVADEAHRIRETSAHRFTPAHLRTGRPQVDELMSAARVPVFLLDEHQVVKPGESGNVEVIRAAARRRGFRVHQIDLEGQFRCGGSAAYERWVLGLLGLAPEPPRVWQGDDRFEVMIAESPWEFESILANKQTEGYSARMSAGFCWSWSEPRADGSLVPDVRIEDWARPWNVKSERSVGGAPGRSFWATDPAGFGQVGCVYTAQGFEYDWSGVLIGPDLVARDGHLFSVRQANRDPAFRNQAVSDHDFDRLVRQVYRVLLTRGLVGTVIYAADPMTRTFLSRLVESTPANFTRH is encoded by the coding sequence GTGACGGCGTTTCGTCACTCAGCGGAGGGCCTTGCGGTCCTCGCTCTCGAGGGGACGCTGGACGTCCGGATCGCCGAGCATGTCCGCGAACAGATGGGCTCGCGAGCTCAGAACTCCGAACTTCGGGCGTGGCGACGTAGCCTCCCTGTCCTCGCTCACGACCTGGTGGATGCGGGGCTTGGCGGCGTAGAGCTCCTGGTGGAGTATCGGCTGCCCCTGACAAGCAAGCGGGCCGACGTGATCATTACGGGCCTTCACCCGCTGACAGGCAAAGACTCCTACGTCGTCGTGGAACTCAAGCAATGGAGCTCGGCCGAAACATGGGAGGATGACGATCACCTCGTCCTCGTCGAAAGAACTCTCGGCGGTCCACGGCTCCACCCGACCACCCAGGTGCGCTCCTACTGTCAGCATCTCGTCGATTTCACCTCCTCACTTCACAATCAACCAGATGCGGTACGCGGGGTCGCCTACCTCCACAACGCTACCGATCACGCTGTTCGCGACATCCTTAGCGGTGAGTCGGACGATTTCGGTCGAGCATTCACGGCGCAGAGCAGGGACGCATTTGTCGAGTTCCTGCAGAACCGTATCTCCCCACAGTCTGGAAGCGAGCCAGCCGATCGACTGCTGACCAGCGCTGTTCGCCCGAGCCGGCAGCTCCTTTCAGTGGCAGCCGAGGAGATCAAGAACCGAGAACAGTTCACCTTGCTGGACGAGCAGCGGCTGGCCTACGAGCTAGTCCTGCACGCAACTGATCAGGCGAGCAAGGCGGCGAAGGAAGTCATCATCGTCAAAGGTGGGCCGGGTAGCGGGAAGAGCGTCATTGCGCTCTCATTGCTCGGTGAACTGTCGCGGCAGGAGCGCGCCGTCGTTCATGCCACCGGCTCGAAGTCCTTCACAGAGACCATGCGGCGCTACGCAGGCCGCGGTTCAACCCGGGTCAAGAACCTGTTCAAGTACTTCAACAGCTTTGGCGAGCTCCCTGCCGACAGCCTGGATGTCCTCGTAGCTGACGAGGCACATCGAATCCGCGAAACCTCAGCTCATCGCTTCACTCCGGCCCACCTGCGCACCGGCCGACCACAGGTCGACGAACTCATGTCAGCGGCGCGGGTACCAGTCTTCCTGCTCGACGAGCACCAGGTCGTCAAGCCTGGCGAGTCTGGAAACGTGGAAGTCATCCGTGCGGCGGCACGTCGACGCGGATTTCGGGTACACCAAATCGACCTCGAGGGACAATTCCGCTGTGGCGGCAGCGCCGCCTACGAGAGGTGGGTCCTCGGACTCCTCGGCCTTGCCCCCGAACCACCTCGAGTTTGGCAGGGCGATGATCGTTTTGAGGTCATGATCGCCGAGTCTCCATGGGAGTTCGAATCAATCCTCGCAAACAAGCAAACCGAAGGCTACTCGGCGCGAATGTCCGCTGGGTTCTGCTGGTCATGGAGCGAACCACGCGCGGACGGCTCCCTCGTCCCGGATGTAAGAATTGAGGACTGGGCTCGGCCTTGGAATGTCAAGAGTGAGCGCTCTGTCGGTGGAGCCCCCGGACGCTCCTTCTGGGCCACCGACCCAGCTGGCTTCGGTCAGGTTGGTTGCGTCTATACCGCCCAGGGCTTCGAGTACGACTGGTCCGGCGTCCTTATCGGCCCTGACCTAGTCGCTAGGGACGGTCACCTATTCTCGGTACGTCAAGCCAACCGAGACCCCGCTTTTCGGAATCAGGCTGTTTCCGATCACGACTTCGATCGCCTCGTGCGCCAGGTGTACCGGGTGCTCCTCACACGAGGGCTTGTGGGAACCGTGATATATGCCGCCGATCCGATGACCCGAACGTTCCTATCCCGGCTGGTCGAGAGTACGCCCGCCAACTTCACACGCCACTAG
- a CDS encoding AAA family ATPase: MDAAQAGAPVDDALRRIPPGVRDTLSWLAHVLDATVPLRTAEDHDEFARRQLGGDTAGIIAVRERLGPFTAPLVARVLAEDMRAHPPADLAGLESDESPRWDRLQLDDTVETVPTSLVAAFAPGTLSATPLVVAIDARWADKELIVHARTADIEAAEQYLQDVVARARGPRNYFKGRCLHIRARRSGFDVVPVAVPDETRDGVIVPAAVWADVDLNVAGLFRRRELLERLGLGTNRGLLLHGPPGTGKSALCRVLAAELAGDITVVFCDARSISDAIEAVYEELTRLSPALVVLEDLDLVVGRRRFGNDIGLHGFLAALDGAMSRHQGVVTVATTNEPRVLDDAAVRAARFDRTVELPLPDGAQRRAILRRYLGPLAAAVEVDAIADGTDGASGADLRELVRRSVLADGDAVTTATLRRFAGDGTWAPATGAGLYV, translated from the coding sequence ATGGACGCCGCGCAGGCGGGTGCGCCCGTCGACGACGCGTTGCGGCGGATACCGCCCGGCGTCCGGGACACGCTGTCGTGGCTGGCGCACGTGCTCGACGCGACCGTGCCGCTGCGGACCGCCGAGGACCACGACGAGTTCGCCCGGCGGCAGCTGGGCGGCGACACCGCGGGGATCATCGCGGTGCGGGAGCGGCTCGGGCCGTTCACGGCGCCGCTGGTGGCCCGGGTGCTGGCCGAGGACATGCGCGCGCACCCGCCGGCCGACCTCGCCGGCCTGGAGAGCGACGAGAGCCCCCGCTGGGACCGCCTCCAGCTCGACGACACGGTCGAGACGGTGCCGACGTCGCTGGTGGCGGCGTTCGCGCCGGGCACGCTGAGCGCCACGCCGCTGGTCGTCGCCATCGACGCGCGGTGGGCCGACAAGGAGCTGATCGTCCACGCCCGGACCGCCGACATCGAGGCGGCGGAGCAGTACCTGCAGGACGTCGTCGCCCGGGCCAGGGGGCCGCGGAACTACTTCAAGGGCCGCTGCCTGCACATCCGCGCCCGCCGCAGCGGCTTCGACGTCGTGCCGGTGGCGGTGCCCGACGAGACGCGCGACGGCGTCATCGTCCCGGCCGCGGTCTGGGCCGACGTCGACCTCAACGTCGCCGGCCTGTTCCGCCGCCGCGAGCTGCTCGAACGGCTCGGCCTGGGCACCAACCGCGGGTTGCTGCTGCACGGACCGCCGGGCACCGGCAAGTCGGCGCTGTGCCGGGTGCTCGCCGCCGAGCTGGCCGGCGACATCACGGTGGTGTTCTGCGACGCCCGCAGCATCTCCGACGCCATCGAGGCGGTGTACGAGGAGCTGACGCGGCTCTCGCCGGCGCTGGTCGTGCTCGAGGACCTCGACCTCGTCGTCGGGCGGCGCCGGTTCGGCAACGACATCGGGCTGCACGGGTTCCTCGCCGCGCTCGACGGCGCCATGAGCCGGCACCAGGGCGTCGTCACCGTCGCCACCACCAACGAGCCACGGGTGCTCGACGACGCCGCGGTGCGGGCCGCCCGGTTCGACCGGACGGTGGAGCTGCCGCTACCGGACGGCGCGCAGCGGCGGGCGATCCTGCGGCGGTACTTGGGGCCGCTGGCGGCGGCGGTCGAGGTCGACGCGATCGCCGACGGCACTGACGGCGCGTCCGGCGCTGACCTGCGCGAACTGGTGCGCCGCTCGGTTCTCGCCGACGGCGACGCGGTGACGACGGCGACGCTGCGGCGCTTTGCCGGCGACGGCACGTGGGCCCCGGCGACGGGCGCGGGCCTGTACGTCTGA
- a CDS encoding MFS transporter, protein MYLPSLLFGIGQGAIAPVIPLSARDLGGSVATAGLVVALLGVGKIVGDLPAGMLAIRLGERRAMLFALAVVLAALTACLLAPSVLVLAAAVVLIGISSSVFGLARHAYVTEAIPFELRGRALSTLGGMQRIGLFAGPFLGAAAMSRLGLDGAYWVHVVVAVAAAVVLLVVPEPPVTGRTAPEAGRPDSTARIIRRHLPVLRTLGVGALLVGAARASRQVAIPLWGEHLGLDPATVSLLFGVSGAMEMLIFYPAGYAMDRLGRRWIVVPSMLLLGLSLVLLPLTGGVGTYTALALLMGFGNGLGSGIIMTIGSDASPDVGRATFLGAWRLFADVGNGVGPVLVSVVTAVATLGAAIATAGAVAFVAAALMARWVPRNGAAS, encoded by the coding sequence GTGTATCTGCCGTCGCTGCTGTTCGGCATCGGCCAGGGCGCGATCGCTCCGGTGATCCCGCTGTCGGCGCGGGACCTGGGCGGCTCGGTGGCGACGGCCGGACTGGTGGTGGCGCTGCTGGGCGTCGGCAAGATCGTGGGCGACCTGCCGGCGGGGATGCTCGCGATCCGGCTGGGGGAGCGGCGGGCGATGCTGTTCGCGCTCGCCGTCGTGCTGGCCGCGCTCACCGCCTGCCTGCTGGCGCCGTCGGTGCTCGTGCTGGCGGCGGCGGTGGTGCTGATCGGCATCTCGTCGTCGGTGTTCGGGCTGGCCAGGCACGCGTACGTCACGGAGGCGATCCCGTTCGAGCTGCGCGGCCGGGCGCTGTCGACGCTCGGGGGGATGCAGCGGATCGGGCTGTTCGCTGGCCCGTTCCTGGGCGCGGCGGCGATGAGCCGGCTGGGCCTCGACGGTGCGTACTGGGTGCACGTGGTGGTCGCGGTGGCGGCGGCCGTCGTGCTGCTGGTGGTGCCGGAGCCGCCGGTGACCGGCAGGACGGCGCCGGAGGCGGGGCGACCGGACAGCACGGCCCGCATCATCCGCCGGCACCTGCCGGTGCTGCGCACGCTGGGCGTCGGCGCGTTGCTGGTGGGTGCGGCGCGGGCGTCGCGGCAGGTGGCGATCCCGTTGTGGGGTGAGCACCTCGGCCTGGACCCGGCGACGGTGAGCCTGTTGTTCGGCGTCTCGGGCGCGATGGAGATGCTGATCTTCTACCCGGCCGGCTACGCGATGGACCGCCTCGGCCGCCGCTGGATCGTCGTCCCGTCGATGCTGCTGCTCGGCCTCTCGCTGGTGCTGCTGCCACTGACCGGCGGCGTCGGGACGTACACGGCGCTGGCGCTGCTGATGGGGTTCGGCAACGGACTGGGCAGCGGCATCATCATGACGATCGGCTCGGACGCCTCGCCGGACGTCGGCCGCGCGACGTTCCTGGGGGCGTGGCGGTTGTTCGCCGACGTCGGCAACGGCGTCGGGCCGGTGCTGGTGAGCGTGGTGACGGCGGTGGCGACGCTGGGCGCCGCCATCGCGACCGCCGGTGCCGTCGCCTTCGTCGCGGCGGCGCTGATGGCCCGCTGGGTGCCGCGGAACGGCGCCGCCTCATGA
- a CDS encoding MFS transporter has translation MTQRPGGVSNRLLLTLSLGTVLNPLNSSMIAVALVSLQREFGVSIATSTWLASGFYVVAAVCQPLMGRLADQLGARRLFIGGLVLMGAASALAPLAPDFGWLLVVRLVQAAATSTAYPSALILVRSAGGDGIGPPARALAVLSVAASGSAALGPVLGGLLVAVAGWEAVFLVNVPVTLAGIVLAVRVLAGVPVERGPRIGLRELDLPGIALFSGALVALIFGVLSLADRPLWWLAPVVVALGALLVWRERSVAQPFLDVRGLVANRALRTVLAQQGGINLVFYCIFFGMPIWLEQVRGFDPATVGLLVLPTTLLSMLVTPMTARAIRRHGSTGPRLLGLGLLVVAAAALQLLGDDTSVVLLLGIAVLLGVPNGVTNLSLQTALYAAAPAGRMGASAGLFQTFRYLGAIAATSILGVILEQNLSTGGLHDVGLLITGVAVVLFVLGLFAARRR, from the coding sequence ATGACGCAGCGACCTGGAGGCGTCTCCAACCGGCTGCTGCTGACGCTGTCGCTGGGCACGGTGCTGAATCCGCTGAACTCGTCGATGATCGCGGTCGCCCTGGTCAGCCTGCAGCGCGAGTTCGGTGTCAGCATCGCGACGTCGACGTGGCTGGCGTCCGGGTTCTACGTGGTCGCCGCGGTGTGCCAGCCGCTGATGGGACGGCTGGCCGACCAGCTCGGCGCGCGGCGGCTGTTCATCGGCGGGCTGGTACTGATGGGCGCCGCGTCGGCGCTGGCGCCGCTCGCGCCGGACTTCGGCTGGCTGCTGGTGGTCCGGCTGGTGCAGGCGGCCGCGACGTCGACGGCGTACCCGTCGGCGCTGATCCTGGTGCGCTCCGCCGGCGGTGACGGCATTGGGCCGCCCGCTCGCGCGCTCGCCGTCCTGTCCGTGGCCGCGTCGGGGAGCGCGGCGCTCGGCCCGGTGCTCGGCGGGCTGCTGGTCGCCGTCGCCGGGTGGGAGGCGGTGTTCCTGGTCAACGTGCCGGTGACGCTGGCCGGCATCGTGCTGGCGGTGCGGGTGCTGGCCGGCGTGCCGGTCGAACGGGGTCCGCGGATCGGGCTGCGCGAGCTGGACCTGCCCGGGATCGCGCTGTTCAGCGGCGCGCTGGTGGCGCTGATCTTCGGCGTGCTGTCGCTGGCGGACCGGCCGCTGTGGTGGCTCGCGCCGGTCGTCGTCGCGCTGGGGGCGCTGCTGGTGTGGCGGGAACGGTCGGTGGCCCAGCCGTTCCTCGACGTGCGCGGGCTGGTCGCGAACCGCGCGCTGCGCACCGTCCTCGCCCAGCAGGGCGGCATCAACCTGGTCTTCTACTGCATCTTCTTCGGCATGCCGATCTGGCTGGAGCAGGTCCGCGGTTTCGACCCCGCGACGGTGGGCCTGCTGGTGCTGCCGACGACGCTGCTCAGCATGCTGGTCACACCGATGACGGCGCGGGCGATCCGGCGGCACGGCTCGACCGGGCCGCGGCTGCTCGGGCTCGGCCTGCTGGTGGTCGCGGCGGCGGCACTGCAACTGCTCGGCGACGACACGTCCGTGGTGCTGCTGCTCGGCATCGCCGTCCTGCTCGGCGTGCCGAACGGCGTCACCAACCTCAGCCTGCAGACGGCGCTCTACGCGGCCGCGCCGGCCGGGCGGATGGGCGCGTCGGCGGGCCTGTTCCAGACCTTCCGCTACCTGGGCGCCATCGCGGCCACCAGCATCCTCGGCGTCATCCTCGAACAGAACCTGTCGACCGGCGGCCTGCACGACGTCGGGCTGCTGATCACTGGAGTCGCGGTGGTCCTGTTCGTCCTGGGCCTGTTCGCCGCGCGGCGCCGCTGA
- a CDS encoding Zn-dependent hydrolase, producing the protein MSADGLSVDGARLRQTLETLATFGAEPSGGVSRTSFSPADTAARAWLRDQCEASGLRLRTDGIGNVFVTVPAPDAPDSAPVWTGSHLDSVPDGGRFDGALGSMAALEVARRLAESRLPLRRPVEMVVFADEEGCYHHLLGSTALVRSYGPDELERLRGRDGDRLVDALRSAGRDVGAATRTAVAPGSVHAFVELHIEQGAVLESAGVDIGVVTSIVGMGGGSLEFTGRADHAGTTPMTMRRDPLRGAGAFLAGLPDVTASISDTAVATCGIIAVEPGGANVVPSVARLQLDFRDVRRSSIEALEQALADAARRAAAAHGLEVRYTRDSITDPAPLDPRVQDLIESVASALGRTTMRLPSGAGHDSQNLSRLAPTGMIFIPSTGGRSHSPAEHSSWEDVERGADVLLRTVAALATE; encoded by the coding sequence ATGAGCGCGGACGGGTTGAGCGTCGACGGCGCGCGCCTGCGCCAGACACTGGAGACCCTGGCCACCTTCGGCGCCGAGCCGTCCGGCGGTGTGAGCCGCACCAGCTTCTCCCCGGCCGACACCGCGGCGCGGGCGTGGCTGCGCGACCAGTGCGAGGCGTCCGGCCTGCGGCTGCGCACCGACGGCATCGGCAACGTGTTCGTGACGGTGCCCGCGCCGGACGCACCGGACTCGGCGCCGGTGTGGACCGGCTCGCACCTCGACAGCGTGCCCGACGGCGGGCGCTTCGACGGCGCGCTGGGCAGCATGGCGGCGCTCGAGGTCGCCCGCCGGCTGGCGGAGTCGCGGCTGCCGTTGCGCCGTCCGGTCGAGATGGTGGTGTTCGCCGACGAGGAGGGCTGCTACCACCATCTACTCGGCTCCACCGCCCTCGTGCGGTCCTATGGTCCCGACGAGCTGGAGCGGCTGCGCGGACGCGACGGAGACCGGCTGGTCGACGCGCTCCGGTCCGCCGGCCGTGACGTCGGCGCGGCCACCCGGACGGCGGTTGCGCCCGGGTCCGTCCACGCCTTCGTCGAGCTGCACATCGAACAGGGCGCCGTCCTCGAGTCGGCCGGCGTGGACATCGGCGTCGTCACGTCGATCGTCGGGATGGGCGGTGGCTCGCTGGAGTTCACCGGCCGGGCCGACCACGCCGGCACCACCCCGATGACGATGCGGCGCGACCCCTTGCGCGGAGCCGGCGCGTTCCTGGCCGGGCTGCCGGACGTGACCGCGTCGATCAGCGACACCGCCGTCGCGACGTGCGGCATCATCGCCGTCGAGCCCGGCGGCGCCAACGTCGTCCCGTCCGTCGCCCGGCTGCAGCTCGACTTCCGCGACGTGCGGCGTTCGTCCATCGAGGCCCTGGAACAGGCACTGGCCGACGCGGCCCGGCGCGCTGCCGCCGCCCATGGCCTGGAGGTCCGGTACACCCGCGACAGCATCACCGACCCCGCACCGCTGGACCCGCGCGTCCAGGACCTGATCGAGTCGGTGGCGTCGGCCCTGGGGCGCACGACGATGCGGCTGCCGTCCGGCGCCGGCCACGACTCGCAGAACCTGAGCCGGCTCGCACCGACCGGGATGATCTTCATCCCGAGCACCGGCGGGCGCAGCCACTCGCCGGCCGAGCACAGCAGCTGGGAGGACGTCGAGCGCGGAGCCGACGTCCTGTTGCGGACCGTCGCCGCGCTCGCGACCGAGTGA
- a CDS encoding sodium:solute symporter family transporter: MTEWVVLLGYLVLTLALGYFGLRMTKNDEDFYIAGGGLGWAVGGASIAATQMSSGLFIGTIGIMYAVGWSFAWVVFVFPLAYWIMVAVIAPRFTRQRKISLPDFIEARYYSRGARVIAALIILVAFVVYISAQVIAGGLIANALFGVSVKAGMVGFTLVVLAYTAIGGMFAVVYTDFLQMMIMIVGAAAAIPMVLGQTGGLNSMIALVDSANPVTFTWDGMAPSLLLTLSLAFFLGAVARPEQLVRFYAMKDMATIRKGIGFVIVLVGLAHTLVFVLALGSRTLFPALSTADQAMPVLAVHALPVFLGTLLLVAVASAMMSTISSVLLVAGTALSHDIYGVIRPGGSPQRRVLIGRIGTVAVGIVPMVMVLTGFGAGELVQFIVALFSALMGAVFLVPVVAGVLWRRATREGAIAAMVGGLAGTVGWRQWGDIGSIDPVVPGFAASLVLMVVVSLLTAPPPASATDPYFSDDLPEPAVQGRGQA, from the coding sequence ATGACCGAATGGGTCGTACTCCTCGGCTACCTCGTCCTGACCCTCGCGCTCGGCTACTTCGGGCTGCGCATGACGAAGAACGACGAGGACTTCTACATCGCCGGCGGCGGGCTGGGCTGGGCCGTCGGCGGCGCGAGCATCGCCGCCACCCAGATGAGCTCCGGGCTGTTCATCGGCACCATCGGCATCATGTACGCGGTCGGCTGGTCGTTCGCCTGGGTGGTGTTCGTCTTCCCGCTCGCCTACTGGATCATGGTCGCGGTCATCGCGCCCCGCTTCACCCGGCAGCGCAAGATCTCGCTGCCCGACTTCATCGAGGCCCGCTACTACAGCCGGGGCGCGCGCGTCATCGCGGCACTGATCATCCTGGTCGCCTTCGTCGTGTACATCTCCGCCCAGGTCATCGCCGGAGGGCTGATCGCCAACGCGCTGTTCGGCGTCTCGGTGAAGGCCGGGATGGTCGGATTCACGCTGGTCGTGCTGGCCTACACCGCCATCGGCGGCATGTTCGCCGTCGTCTACACCGACTTCCTCCAGATGATGATCATGATCGTCGGCGCCGCGGCGGCCATCCCGATGGTGCTCGGCCAGACCGGCGGCCTGAACTCCATGATCGCCCTCGTCGACAGCGCCAATCCGGTCACCTTCACCTGGGACGGCATGGCGCCGTCGCTGCTGCTGACGCTGTCATTGGCGTTCTTCCTCGGCGCGGTGGCCCGGCCGGAACAGCTGGTCCGCTTCTACGCGATGAAGGACATGGCGACCATCCGCAAGGGCATCGGCTTCGTCATCGTCCTGGTCGGACTCGCGCACACGCTGGTGTTCGTGCTCGCGCTCGGCAGCCGGACCCTCTTCCCGGCGCTCAGCACCGCCGACCAGGCGATGCCGGTGCTCGCCGTGCACGCGCTGCCGGTCTTCCTGGGCACGCTGCTGCTGGTCGCGGTGGCCTCGGCCATGATGTCCACCATCTCGTCCGTGCTGCTGGTCGCGGGCACGGCGCTCTCGCACGACATCTACGGCGTCATCCGGCCGGGTGGGTCGCCGCAGCGGCGCGTGCTCATCGGGCGCATCGGCACCGTCGCCGTGGGCATCGTGCCCATGGTCATGGTGCTCACCGGCTTCGGCGCCGGCGAGCTGGTGCAGTTCATCGTCGCCCTGTTCAGCGCGCTCATGGGCGCCGTGTTCCTGGTGCCGGTGGTCGCCGGAGTGCTGTGGCGGCGCGCCACCCGCGAGGGCGCCATCGCGGCGATGGTCGGCGGGCTGGCCGGCACGGTGGGCTGGCGGCAGTGGGGCGACATCGGCTCCATCGACCCGGTCGTGCCCGGCTTCGCCGCCTCGCTGGTGCTGATGGTGGTCGTCAGCCTGCTCACGGCGCCCCCGCCGGCCAGCGCCACCGACCCGTACTTCAGCGACGACCTGCCGGAACCGGCGGTCCAGGGCCGGGGGCAGGCATGA